The genomic DNA GGTCGCTCGACGGCCGTGACCGCGAGATGGAGGTCCCGCACCTGATGTTCACCGAACCCGTCTCCAACGCCGCAGGAGCACTGCAATGACAGATGCCGACATCGACTTCTCCTCGCTGCCGCAGGTCGACCAGAACACCCGCACCCCGCACGCGAAGCGCCCGCGCTTCGACGGTGATGTCAGCGAGCTGCCCGACCGTGCCTGCTGGGCACTGCAGCAGCTGCTCACCCGCCGCTACATCAGCGCCGAGGCCGACCGCGACCTCTACAGCTGGGTGCTGGAGTACCGTAAGGACCTCACTGTCCGGCTCTCGGAACTGGACCTGCTGCTGCGCATTGTGGAGGGCGTCGAAGTCGCGTTCGTCGAGCAGGCCCGCTACGAATCCGCCAGGGGCGCCAAGCTGTTGCGCCGCGAACCACTGGGCACCTATGACTCCATCCTGGCCCTGCACCTGGCCCAGATGATGCGCGCTTCGGGCGACAGCACAGTGTTGATCAGCCGCGACGAGGTGCACGGCCTGTTCGCCGGGGTGCTCAACGACGTCGACCGCGACACCGTGACCTTCACCGCCCGCATCGACGCCGCGATCGCCCGGTTGGCCGGCCTGGACATCCTGCGCCGCAGCCGCGACGACGAGGACAGCTACACCGTCAGCCCCGTCATCACCGCCGTCATGACGGCATCGGTGATCGCCGAGCTTCAGCAGCAGTTCGAGGTGCTGCTGCGCGGCGGCGCCCCTCAAGAGGAAGTAGTGCTCGATGCCTGAGCAGTTCCACCTGTCCCGCCTGCAGGTCATCAACTGGGGGGTGTTCGACGGCTACCACTCCATTCCGTTCAGCGAGGGCGGCGCACTGATCGCCGGAGCCTCCGGCAGCGGCAAATCCTCACTGCTGGACGCGATCTCACTGGGCTTCCTGCCCTTCAACCGCCGCAACTTCAACGCCTCCGGCGACAACTCCGCGGCCGGCTCCAGCGCGGGCAGGCGCACCGTCGACAAGTACGTGCGCGGCGCCTGGGGCCAGCGCAGTGACGGCGGCACCTCCAAGGTGATGTACCTGCGCGGTGACGGCACCGCGTGGTCGGCCATCGCGGTGACCTACACCAGCAACACCGGGCGCACCGTCACCGGCCTGGTGCTCAAGTGGCTGACCGGTGAATCCCGCTCGGACTCCTCCAGCCGCTTCGTCCTCGCCGACGGCGACCGAGACATCGAGGACGTCTGCAACCGCTGGGCGGCAGGCCGTTTCGACACCGGTGTCTTCAAGGACGACAACTGGCGCTTCTCCACCAAGGTCGAGTCGCAGTACCTGGCCCAGCTGTACGCCACCATCGGCATCCGCGCCTCCGACGCCGCCCAGCAGCTGCTCGGCAAGGCCAAGTCGCTCAAGAGCGTCGGCGGGCTGGAGCAGTTCGTCCGCGAGTTCATGCTCGACGAGCCCGACAGCCTGGCCCGGCTGCCCGAGGCCCTCAAGCAGATCGACCCCCTGGTGGAGGCCCGCGAACTGTTGGCCGTCGCGCAGCGCAAGCGCAAGATCCTCGGCGACATCGAGAAGATCCAGCAGCGCTACGCCTCCGAATCCTCCGACCTGGGCATCATCGACCTGGTGGATGCCCCGATGGTGCGCGCCTACACCGATCACATCCGACTGCAGCAGTGCCCGGCGCAGATCGAGTCGCTGGACAACACCATCGATCAGTTGGGCAACGAGTACGAAGACGTCACCCGGTCGCTGAATCTGGCCAAGGCCGAGGCGGATTCGCTCAACGCCCAGATCAGTGGGTCCAGCGCCAGCATCGGTCCGCTGCAGTCGCAGGTGCAGGCCGCCGAGGCCCAGGCCGAGGAAGTCTCGCGACGCCGCAACGCCTACGAGTCACTGCTGGAAGCTCAGGACATCCGGCCACCGGACAGTGCCGACGACTTCTGGAACCTACGCGAGGAACTCACCACCGCGGCCACCGAACTGATGGCCAAACTGGACCGCAGCCGGGAGGCGTCCACCGACGCCGAGTACGGCCAGAAGGTGGCGCGGATGGCCCGCGATGACGCCGCCAAGGAACTCAAACGTGTCGAGCACGTCGGTTCCGCCCTGCCTGAGTCAGCCATCACCATGCGCGAACTCATCTGCACGGCACTCGGTCTGGACGCCACAGAACTGCCCTACATCGCCGAGCTGATGGATCTGCGACCCGAGCACAACCGGTGGCGGGTGGCAGTGGAGAAGGTGCTGCGCGGTGTCGGCCTGCGCCTGCTGGTGCCCGACCGCCACTACGGCGCGGTGCTGCGCTTCGTGAACGAGACCAACATGCGCGGACGCCTGCAGCTGCACCACGTGCGGGCCTCGCTGGTCGGCAAGGAACCTGACGACGCCGAGCCGAACACGTTGGCCGGCAAGCTGTTCGTCGTCGATCCCACCCATCCGTGCGCGGCCGAGGCCGCCGATGTGGTGGCCGCCGCCGGTGATCACATCTGCGTCGACACCCCCGACGTGTTCCCCCGGTTCCGGCGTGCGGTCACCGACACCGGCCTGTTCAAGGATTCCGACCGACTGGCCGTCAAGGACGACCGACGTCCGCTCAAACAGTCCGACTACATCTACCAGGGTGACGTGCGGGCCAAGATCGATGCGCTCACCGTGGATCTCGCCGCCGCCGAGGAGGCCTACCAGAAAGCCCGCCGCGCTGCGGACGACATCGCGGCCGAACGCCAGCAGATGCGTGACCGCGCGGCCGCCAACAAGGCCATCTGCGAACAGTTTCCACAGTGGAACCACATCGACACCGAGACCGCCGACAAGCACCACGACCGACTGCGCGAACAGTTCGAGATCCTGCTGGCCGATCATCCGGACATCGAGGCACTCTCAGCCCGCTCCGAGGAGTGCTGGGCCGAGATCCAGACGCTGATGACGCGCCGCGGCGCCATCCAGACCCGCCGCGACGACCTGGATCGCCGGCGGACCCAGCTGCTCGAGCTGTCCGAGCGTCTGCAGCCGGCCTTCGTCTCCGAGCCGCTGACCGAACTGCTGCACCGCTACGCCGACGACGTGCCGGTGGCGCTGGAGTTGCTCAACCCCGAACCGCACCGCGAAGCGGTGTTCACCACCATCCGCCGTGAGCGCGAGCAGCTGCGGGAGAGCCGCAGACGCTCCTATGACGAGCTGGCCCGTATCCTCAACACATTCGACACGGCGTTCCCCGACGCGATCCCCAACGACAGCGACGTGTTCGACGAGCGGGTGCACGACTACGTGGCGCTGTGCCGGCACATCGACGAACGCGAGCTGCCCGAGGCCTACGAGCGGATGATGCGCCTGGTCACCGAGCAGGCACCGGACGCCATCCTGACGCTGCACCGGGTGGCCGAGCAGGAGACCCGGCGCATCAGTGAGCAGATCACCCGCGTCAACACCGGCCTCGGCGCCGTCGAGTTCAACCGCGGCACCCGGCTGACACTGCGGGCCACTCCGCGCCACCTGACCGCCGTGGCCGAGCTCACTGACATCGTCAAGGCCATCTCGCGGCGCATCGCCGAGGTGGGGCTGGGCGACAAGCAGGCCATCCTGGACCAGTACGCCGACATCCTGCGGCTGCGCAACCGGTTGGCGTCGACGGCGCCGGAGGACAAGGCCTGGACGCGCGACGCACTCGATGTGCGCAACCGGTTCACCTTCGACTGTGCCGAATGGGATGTGCGGACCGAGGAATTGATCCGCACGCACAGCAATGCCGGCGACAACTCCGGCGGCGAGCAGGAGAAGCTGATGGCCTTCTGTCTGGCGGGCGCGCTCAGCTTCAACCTCGCCAGCCCTGATGCCGGCGACAACAAGCCGGTGTTCGCGCAGCTGATGCTCGACGAGGCGTTCAGCAAGTCCGACCCGCAGTTCGCGCAGCAGGCGCTGCAGGCGTTCCGCAAGTTCGGCTTCCAGCTGGTGATCGTGGCGACGGTGCAGAACGCCACCACCATCCAGCCCTACATCGACAGTGTGGTGATGGTGTCCAAAAAGGAGGCCACCGGCCGCAATGCCCGCCCGGTCGCGACTGTGGCGACCAAGACCATCTCCGACTTCACCACGCTGCGCCGGGAGATGACGGCGGCGGCGCAGGTGCCCGCCGGGGTGTAGCTCAGGTGCCGAGGCCGGCCAGCACCAGATCGACGGCGGCCTCGATCACCGCGTCCGAGGGCCGGGTGCCGAACATCAGGCTCGGACAGGCCACCACCCCGGAGAGCATGGACACCGACGCCTCGAGCCGCGGGCCTTCGGTGATCTCGGCGAGCATGGTGCGCAACGGGCGCTGACCGTCGCTGTTGATCCTGTCGCGCAGTTGTGCCATCTCATCGGCGGATGCCCACTGCGTCATGACCGCCAGGATCTGATCGAGGCGCAGGTCGTCCATGGCGCTGCGGAACACCTGCAATTCGGCGATCAGGTCGGTGCGCAGATCGCCGGTGGGACTCAGGTGGGGCATGTCCCCCAAGGCGTCGAGAGCCATCATGATCAGTTCGAGTCGCGACGGCCAGTGGGTGTAGAGCGTGGTTTTGGAGTAACCGGCGATCTCGGCGACGTGGGCGTGGGTCAGCGCTTCGGCGCCTTCGGTGGTGAGCACATGAAGCGCGGCGCGTGACACATCGGTGCGGGTGCGCGCCACCCGGGCATCCTGGCCGGTCTCCGACACGGAGCGTTCCGCCGGTGTCACCTCATCACCTCCTCACCGATGTCGTCGTTCACCGATCGGACAGAAGTTACTTGATGAACTTTCCGTCCAATACTGGTAGACAAATACAGAGATGAACGGTTTGACCACTACTGTACTGGCAATTCATCTCCGAGGCGGGCAGTTGAGCGACAGCGCCCAGCCACCTCATGTGAGGACCGTGGCTCCAGGGAAGGAAACCCATGTCCGCAATCCTGTTCGGTTCGATCAGCACTCTGGCTGATACCTCCGAGCTGCAACGTCGCGCCTTCAACGAGGCCTTCCAGGCGCACGGCCTGGACTGGAACTGGTCGCGCGACGACTATGCGTCGATGCTCGGCTCCAACGGCGGCCAGAACCGCATCGCCGACTACGCCTCGGCCAAGGGCGTCGACGTCGACGCCGCCGAGGTGCACGCCACCAAATCCTCGATCTTCCAGGAACTGCTCGGCTCGGTCGGGGTGTCGCCGCGGGCCGGCGTCCTGGACACTGTGAAAGAAGCCAGGCAGCAAGGTGTTTCGCTCGGTTTCGTCACCACCACCTCACCGGAGAACGTCGCGGCTCTGCTGTCCGCGCTGTCCCCGGACCTCAGCACCGACAGCTTCGACATCGTGGTCGACAAGACGTCGGTCTCGGACGTCAAACCCGACCCGGCGGTGTATCTGTACGCCCTCGAGCAGCTCGGTGAGGACGCCGGCACCGTCGTCGCCATCGAGGACAACCAGGGCGGCGTGCAGGCCGCCTCCGCCGCCGGCATCAGCTGCGTGGCCTTCCCCAACGAGAACACCGCCGACGGTGATTTCTCCGCCGCCACCACCACCGTCGACACGCTGGACGCCGAAACCGTCCTCGCCCTCATCAAGGAGGCTCGATGAGCACCATGGCTGCCACAGTCACCCAGGACGACAAGGCTTTTCACGTCGTCGGACACGAGACCATCTCCTACGACCTGGTCTATGTCGACGGCGTGTTCGACGTCGGACAGACCGCTCTGGCCGACTGCTACCGCCCCTACGGCCGCGCACTGATGGTGGTGGACGAGTCGGTCTACGCGCTCTACAGCCGGCAGATCCACGCCTACTTCGATCACCACGGAATCACGTTGACCGTGGTGCCCATCCAGATCCGCGAGACGGCCAAGTCGCTGGAGACCTTCGAGCGCATCGTCGGAGAGTTCGACACCTTCGGGCTGGTGCGCACCGAACCGGTGCTGGTGGTCGGCGGCGGGCTGACCACCGACGTGGCCGGATTCGCCTGCGCCAGCTACCGGCGCAACACGCCCTACATCCGCATCCCCACCACCTTGATCGGCCTCATCGACGCCAGCGTCTCGATCAAGGTGGCTGTCAACCACGGCAAGCACAAGAACCGCCTCGGCGCCTACCACGCGTCATCGACGGTGTTCCTGGACTTCTCCTTCCTGGCCACCCTGCCCGAGGACCAGGTACGCAACGGCATGGCCGAGCTGATCAAGATCGCCGTCGTCGGCAACAGCGAGATCTTCGGGCTGCTGGAGGATTTCGGTCCGGAACTGCTGCGCACCCGGTTCGGCCACCGCGACGGCACCCCGCAGTTGCGGGAGGTGGCCCACCGGCTCACCTACCAGGCCATCGCCACCATGCTCGAACTCGAAGCGCCCAATCTGCACGAGATCGATCTCGACCGGGTGATCGCGTTCGGCCACACCTGGAGTCCCACTTTGGAACTCACTCCGGAGCGGCCGTTCTTCCACGGCCACGCCATCAACATCGACATGGCGCTGTCCACCACCCTCGCCGAGCAGCGGGGACATCTCAGTGCCAACGATCGCGACCGCGTGCTGGGCGTGATGAGTTCCCTGGGCCTGGCACTCGACAGCGAACACCTGACGCCGGAGCTGCTGGCGTCGGCCACCGAATCGATCCTGCGCACCCGCGACGGGCTGCTGCGCGCCGCGGTGCCGGACCCGATCGGTCACTGCCGCTTCCTCAACGACGTCACCGTCGACGAGCTGGCCGACACCTTGACGCTGCACAAGAAGCTGTGCCTGGACTTCGACCGTGGCGGCGACGGGTTGGACATGTTCACCCCGGTGGACACCGAGGACGACGCGCGGTGACCGGTGCCGCCCTCACCCCGAGGCCGGTGACCCCGACCAGCATCCTGGCCGCCGAACTCGCCGAGTTGTGCCGCGAACTCGGCACCGTCGCCGGTCTGCCGGCGGCGGTGCTCGACCGCGCGCAGCGGGCCGGCGCCCTGGCCGCGGGCCTGGACCCCTACCTGGACCGGTGCACCTCCCCCGAATCGACCGCGCTGGCCCGGCTGAGCGAACGCACCGCGCACACGGACTGGAGCGCCCGCGCCGACGGTGCGGTGTTCCTCGAGCAGGAGATGCTCTCCGGTCACGTGGAGGGCAAGGCGCTGCAGTTCCTGCTGCACCTCTCGCGCTGCACCCGGGTGCTGGAAATCGGGATGTTCACCGGTTATTCGGCGCTCGCGATGGCCGAGGCCATGCCCGCCGGGGGAACGGTGCTGGCCTGCGAGATCGATCCGGACGTGGCCCGCTTCGCTCGGGAATGCTTCGACGCCTCACCGTTCGGGGACCGCATCACCATCGCGGTGGGCCCGGCACTGGAGACGCTGCACCAGCTGCCCGACACCGAGCCGCCCTTCGACTTCGTGTTCATCGACGCAGACAAAGCCGGTTACCTGGGCTACGTCGACTTCCTGCTGAGCAGCCCGCTACTGGGACCAGAGGCCGTCATCGCCGTCGACAACACGCTGATGCAGGGCCAGCCCTACACCGGCTCGGGCGTGACGGCCAACGGGGCGGCCATCGCGACGTTCAACCAGGCGATCGCCGACGACCCCCGGGTCGAGCAGGTGCTCATTCCGTTGCGCGATGGGCTGACGCTCATTCGGAGAACGCCCGCGTGACCGCCACCGCCACGGTCGCACCGGCAGCGGAGGTGACCCGCCGGCCGGTGGCAGCGGCTCCGGCACGCACTCTGCTGGCGCTGGCAGGCCTGGGTGCCACGCTGCCGCTGGACGCCGCGCTGGTGGGTCTGGCGCTGCTGTTCGTGCGACCCACCACGCCGGCGGCGCATCCACGTCCCCGGACCGTGCTGATCAGCGGCGCCAAGATGACCAAGGCGCTGGCGTTGGCGCGGTCGTTCCATGCCGCCGGGCACCGGGTGATCCTGGTGGAGTCGGCGAAGTACCGCTTCACCGGACACCGCCTGTCCCGGGCCGTCGACCGCTTCCACGTGGTGCCCGAACCCCACGAACCGGGCTACGCCGAAGCGCTGCTGGAGGTGGTGCGCCGGGAACACGTCGACGTGTACGTCCCGGTGTCCAGCCCGGCCGCCAGCGTGCACGACGCCGACGCCCGGGCACTACTCGACGGCGTGTGCGAGGTCATCCACGTCGACTCGCGCATGGTCCGCAATCTCGACGACAAGGTCCGGTTCTCCCGCGCGGCAACAACTCTGGGGCTGCGAGTCCCGGACTCCCATCAGATCACCGACGCCCGCCAGATCCAGGACTTCCCGTTCCCACCCGGGCGCAGTTACATCCTCAAGCGGGTGGCCTACAACCCGGTCGGCCGGATGGACCTCACCCGGCTGTCGGCGGATACACCCGAGCGCAACGTCGCCTTCGCGCGCAGCCTGCACATCAGCGAGGACGATCCGTGGATCCTGCAGGAGTTCATCGCGGGACAGGAGTACTGCACCCACAGCACCGTTCGCCAGGGCCGGGTCCAGGTCTACGGCTGCTGTGAGTCATCGGCGTTCCAGATCAACTACGCACAGGTGGACAAGCCCGAGATCCACAACTGGGTCCAGCGCTTCGCCGCAGGCACAGGCATCACCGGTCAGGTGTCGTTCGACTTCATCGAGGGTCCCGACGGTCACCCGTACGCCATCGAGTGCAACCCGCGGACCCATTCGGCCATCACGATGTTCTACGACCACCCTGGCGTGGCCGCGGCGTATCTCGAGGACGGTCACCCCATGATCGTGCCCAATCCCTCGGCCCGACCGACGTACTGGATCTATCACGAGCTGTGGCGGCTGCTCACCCAGCCGCGCCGGCTGGCCCGCCTGCGCACCATCGTCTCCGGAACGGACGCGGTGTTCTCCTGGCAGGACCCGCTGCCCTACTTCGGGTTACATCATCTGCAGATCCCGGCACTGCTGCTGGGCAACCTGCGCGCCCGAAAAGGCTGGAGCCGCATCGACTTCAACATCGGCAAGCTGGTGGAGCCTGGTGGGGATTGAGACGCGGCGGCGCATCCTGCACCTGATCGGCTCCCCGGTCGATGAGTTCCACGCCGAACTGTCCCGGTTGTACGCCCTGGGCTGCCTGCTGGCGCTCGAGGATCCGCACCGCTACGAGATGCACCTGGCGCACGTCGAACCCGGCGGCACCTGGCGGTTCCCGCGCGCCCTTTCAGCGGCGGCGCTGTCCTCGGCCATCCCGATGTCGCTGTCACACGCGGTGGCGCACATCGAGCAGCTC from Mycolicibacterium tokaiense includes the following:
- a CDS encoding sedoheptulose 7-phosphate cyclase; its protein translation is MSTMAATVTQDDKAFHVVGHETISYDLVYVDGVFDVGQTALADCYRPYGRALMVVDESVYALYSRQIHAYFDHHGITLTVVPIQIRETAKSLETFERIVGEFDTFGLVRTEPVLVVGGGLTTDVAGFACASYRRNTPYIRIPTTLIGLIDASVSIKVAVNHGKHKNRLGAYHASSTVFLDFSFLATLPEDQVRNGMAELIKIAVVGNSEIFGLLEDFGPELLRTRFGHRDGTPQLREVAHRLTYQAIATMLELEAPNLHEIDLDRVIAFGHTWSPTLELTPERPFFHGHAINIDMALSTTLAEQRGHLSANDRDRVLGVMSSLGLALDSEHLTPELLASATESILRTRDGLLRAAVPDPIGHCRFLNDVTVDELADTLTLHKKLCLDFDRGGDGLDMFTPVDTEDDAR
- a CDS encoding ATP-binding protein, yielding MPEQFHLSRLQVINWGVFDGYHSIPFSEGGALIAGASGSGKSSLLDAISLGFLPFNRRNFNASGDNSAAGSSAGRRTVDKYVRGAWGQRSDGGTSKVMYLRGDGTAWSAIAVTYTSNTGRTVTGLVLKWLTGESRSDSSSRFVLADGDRDIEDVCNRWAAGRFDTGVFKDDNWRFSTKVESQYLAQLYATIGIRASDAAQQLLGKAKSLKSVGGLEQFVREFMLDEPDSLARLPEALKQIDPLVEARELLAVAQRKRKILGDIEKIQQRYASESSDLGIIDLVDAPMVRAYTDHIRLQQCPAQIESLDNTIDQLGNEYEDVTRSLNLAKAEADSLNAQISGSSASIGPLQSQVQAAEAQAEEVSRRRNAYESLLEAQDIRPPDSADDFWNLREELTTAATELMAKLDRSREASTDAEYGQKVARMARDDAAKELKRVEHVGSALPESAITMRELICTALGLDATELPYIAELMDLRPEHNRWRVAVEKVLRGVGLRLLVPDRHYGAVLRFVNETNMRGRLQLHHVRASLVGKEPDDAEPNTLAGKLFVVDPTHPCAAEAADVVAAAGDHICVDTPDVFPRFRRAVTDTGLFKDSDRLAVKDDRRPLKQSDYIYQGDVRAKIDALTVDLAAAEEAYQKARRAADDIAAERQQMRDRAAANKAICEQFPQWNHIDTETADKHHDRLREQFEILLADHPDIEALSARSEECWAEIQTLMTRRGAIQTRRDDLDRRRTQLLELSERLQPAFVSEPLTELLHRYADDVPVALELLNPEPHREAVFTTIRREREQLRESRRRSYDELARILNTFDTAFPDAIPNDSDVFDERVHDYVALCRHIDERELPEAYERMMRLVTEQAPDAILTLHRVAEQETRRISEQITRVNTGLGAVEFNRGTRLTLRATPRHLTAVAELTDIVKAISRRIAEVGLGDKQAILDQYADILRLRNRLASTAPEDKAWTRDALDVRNRFTFDCAEWDVRTEELIRTHSNAGDNSGGEQEKLMAFCLAGALSFNLASPDAGDNKPVFAQLMLDEAFSKSDPQFAQQALQAFRKFGFQLVIVATVQNATTIQPYIDSVVMVSKKEATGRNARPVATVATKTISDFTTLRREMTAAAQVPAGV
- a CDS encoding DUF4194 domain-containing protein, with amino-acid sequence MTDADIDFSSLPQVDQNTRTPHAKRPRFDGDVSELPDRACWALQQLLTRRYISAEADRDLYSWVLEYRKDLTVRLSELDLLLRIVEGVEVAFVEQARYESARGAKLLRREPLGTYDSILALHLAQMMRASGDSTVLISRDEVHGLFAGVLNDVDRDTVTFTARIDAAIARLAGLDILRRSRDDEDSYTVSPVITAVMTASVIAELQQQFEVLLRGGAPQEEVVLDA
- a CDS encoding HAD family hydrolase; the encoded protein is MSAILFGSISTLADTSELQRRAFNEAFQAHGLDWNWSRDDYASMLGSNGGQNRIADYASAKGVDVDAAEVHATKSSIFQELLGSVGVSPRAGVLDTVKEARQQGVSLGFVTTTSPENVAALLSALSPDLSTDSFDIVVDKTSVSDVKPDPAVYLYALEQLGEDAGTVVAIEDNQGGVQAASAAGISCVAFPNENTADGDFSAATTTVDTLDAETVLALIKEAR
- a CDS encoding O-methyltransferase, which translates into the protein MTGAALTPRPVTPTSILAAELAELCRELGTVAGLPAAVLDRAQRAGALAAGLDPYLDRCTSPESTALARLSERTAHTDWSARADGAVFLEQEMLSGHVEGKALQFLLHLSRCTRVLEIGMFTGYSALAMAEAMPAGGTVLACEIDPDVARFARECFDASPFGDRITIAVGPALETLHQLPDTEPPFDFVFIDADKAGYLGYVDFLLSSPLLGPEAVIAVDNTLMQGQPYTGSGVTANGAAIATFNQAIADDPRVEQVLIPLRDGLTLIRRTPA
- a CDS encoding TetR/AcrR family transcriptional regulator, translating into MTPAERSVSETGQDARVARTRTDVSRAALHVLTTEGAEALTHAHVAEIAGYSKTTLYTHWPSRLELIMMALDALGDMPHLSPTGDLRTDLIAELQVFRSAMDDLRLDQILAVMTQWASADEMAQLRDRINSDGQRPLRTMLAEITEGPRLEASVSMLSGVVACPSLMFGTRPSDAVIEAAVDLVLAGLGT
- a CDS encoding ATP-grasp enzyme; translation: MTATATVAPAAEVTRRPVAAAPARTLLALAGLGATLPLDAALVGLALLFVRPTTPAAHPRPRTVLISGAKMTKALALARSFHAAGHRVILVESAKYRFTGHRLSRAVDRFHVVPEPHEPGYAEALLEVVRREHVDVYVPVSSPAASVHDADARALLDGVCEVIHVDSRMVRNLDDKVRFSRAATTLGLRVPDSHQITDARQIQDFPFPPGRSYILKRVAYNPVGRMDLTRLSADTPERNVAFARSLHISEDDPWILQEFIAGQEYCTHSTVRQGRVQVYGCCESSAFQINYAQVDKPEIHNWVQRFAAGTGITGQVSFDFIEGPDGHPYAIECNPRTHSAITMFYDHPGVAAAYLEDGHPMIVPNPSARPTYWIYHELWRLLTQPRRLARLRTIVSGTDAVFSWQDPLPYFGLHHLQIPALLLGNLRARKGWSRIDFNIGKLVEPGGD